The following proteins are co-located in the Pyrococcus abyssi GE5 genome:
- the galU gene encoding UTP--glucose-1-phosphate uridylyltransferase GalU — translation MVIRKAVIPAAGLGTRMLPITKSMPKEMLPIVDRPVIHYVVEEAVKAGIEDILIITGKGKRAIEDYFDRSFELEYYLKERGKLEALREVEEIGEMVDIYYVRQKKPLGLGDAILYAEKHVNGEPFAVLLGDDIIISKKPAIKQLIEVAERKNTPVIGVESVPRELVSRYGIIEGELIENDLYRIKRLVEKPSPKEAPSNIAIIGRYILIPEIFDILRETPPGRDGEIQLTDALQILLNKNEILAKRIEGERYDIGSKFGFVMANLKLSLRREELRNEVLKYLKSILKEISNE, via the coding sequence CTGGTGATTAGGAAGGCAGTGATTCCAGCCGCTGGTTTAGGGACGAGGATGTTGCCGATAACAAAATCTATGCCGAAAGAAATGCTGCCCATCGTTGATAGGCCGGTGATTCATTACGTGGTTGAGGAGGCAGTGAAGGCGGGTATAGAGGACATTCTGATAATTACTGGAAAGGGGAAGAGGGCGATTGAGGATTACTTTGACAGGAGCTTTGAGCTGGAGTACTATTTAAAAGAGAGGGGGAAACTGGAGGCGTTAAGGGAAGTGGAAGAAATCGGAGAAATGGTGGATATTTACTACGTGAGGCAGAAAAAACCCCTCGGTTTAGGCGATGCAATTCTTTACGCTGAGAAGCACGTGAACGGAGAACCATTCGCCGTACTCCTGGGAGACGACATAATAATCAGCAAAAAACCAGCAATAAAACAACTAATTGAGGTTGCAGAAAGAAAAAACACTCCAGTTATCGGTGTGGAGAGTGTTCCAAGGGAGCTTGTGAGTAGATATGGAATCATAGAGGGCGAGCTAATTGAAAATGATCTGTATAGGATAAAGCGTCTCGTTGAGAAGCCTTCCCCTAAAGAAGCACCAAGCAATATTGCAATAATTGGGAGGTACATTTTAATTCCTGAGATATTTGATATCCTGAGGGAGACCCCACCTGGAAGAGATGGAGAGATACAGCTTACAGACGCCCTCCAGATACTTTTGAACAAGAATGAAATCCTTGCAAAAAGAATTGAAGGAGAAAGATATGACATTGGAAGTAAATTCGGTTTTGTCATGGCAAATCTAAAATTGAGCCTCAGAAGAGAAGAATTAAGAAATGAAGTATTGAAATACCTAAAAAGTATTTTGAAGGAGATCTCAAATGAGTAG
- a CDS encoding UDP-N-acetylglucosamine 3-dehydrogenase, translating to MRVGVVGVGKMGYHHARIYSELAKEGKVELIGVADINFERAKEVAETFKTRAFKDYRELIKEGVDAVSIAVPTSLHREVTMDFIENEVSVLVEKPIAESIESAQEIIKAAKKMNVVLMVGHVERFNPAVLKLKETIERGMLGEIVTMTAKRVGPMVTRISDVGVIIDLAVHDIDVMSFLTTSRVIEVYAKARNVKHPAKVEDYALILLSFENGANGIIETNRLTPHKTRTLNVVGTEGIAYLDYINQELTLYNEEWIYKAKINKEEPLKLEIEHFLECVKEGKKPLVGGEEGLHALKVAVKALESSKKDEVVRVS from the coding sequence ATGAGAGTTGGGGTCGTTGGTGTTGGGAAAATGGGCTACCACCACGCTAGAATATACTCTGAGCTAGCTAAGGAGGGCAAAGTTGAACTCATTGGAGTAGCGGACATAAACTTCGAAAGAGCCAAGGAAGTCGCCGAAACGTTCAAGACAAGAGCGTTTAAAGATTACAGAGAGCTTATAAAAGAGGGCGTCGATGCAGTAAGCATAGCCGTTCCAACTTCACTACACAGGGAAGTTACAATGGACTTCATAGAGAACGAGGTAAGTGTCCTCGTGGAAAAACCAATAGCAGAAAGCATAGAAAGTGCCCAGGAGATCATAAAGGCAGCAAAGAAAATGAACGTGGTACTCATGGTTGGTCATGTCGAGAGATTTAATCCAGCCGTTCTTAAGTTGAAGGAAACGATAGAGAGAGGAATGCTCGGCGAGATAGTGACGATGACGGCAAAGAGAGTCGGCCCTATGGTCACGAGGATCTCGGATGTAGGGGTTATAATAGACCTAGCAGTTCACGACATAGACGTTATGAGCTTCTTAACTACCTCGAGGGTTATCGAGGTTTACGCCAAAGCTAGAAACGTAAAGCATCCCGCCAAGGTTGAAGATTACGCTCTTATCCTATTAAGCTTCGAGAACGGAGCCAATGGAATAATAGAAACTAACCGATTAACACCCCACAAGACGAGAACTCTAAACGTCGTCGGAACCGAGGGGATCGCTTACCTCGATTACATAAATCAGGAGTTAACATTGTACAACGAGGAATGGATTTACAAGGCTAAAATAAACAAGGAAGAGCCTCTTAAACTTGAAATCGAACACTTCCTGGAGTGTGTTAAGGAGGGTAAAAAGCCATTGGTCGGTGGAGAAGAAGGATTACATGCCCTAAAAGTTGCCGTGAAAGCCTTAGAAAGCTCCAAAAAAGACGAAGTTGTGAGGGTGAGTTAA
- a CDS encoding glycosyltransferase family 4 protein: MANRKKIFMVLTNPFKPDPRVYKEARTLIGLGFDVTVVAWDREGGYKSFDMVDGIKVYRISIISRYASLFDFLVKLPLFYLNAMLYILKNRDGLYAIHANDFDTAPLAFFISRILGVKFIFDIHDLYYTRISLLEEQEKDTILRKILRRTEILFAKLSDSVITVSRSIGGKHKGLKEFLVNSGVPPDKIYVVWNAPDPRVFPRVKRHKHRGIVVGYIGTIRSISNFIPLFEIAKENMLLRIIFVGSGPLKDEIRELLSIKYPNIRVDFIESVPYEKVSEYYTLCDVIYSVYPMTTNIKMAIAVKMLESIIMGIPVIVNKDTLMEDFVNIYKCGVAVDMNVGSIKNALDKIKKIRPPTRLRDKWTWDKNRESIRKAYS, encoded by the coding sequence ATGGCAAACAGGAAAAAAATATTTATGGTTTTAACAAATCCCTTTAAGCCAGATCCTAGGGTTTATAAGGAAGCCAGGACTTTGATTGGACTTGGTTTTGATGTGACCGTTGTAGCATGGGACAGAGAAGGGGGTTATAAATCCTTCGATATGGTTGATGGCATTAAAGTTTATAGGATTAGCATTATTTCTAGGTACGCGTCCCTATTTGATTTCCTTGTCAAGCTTCCTCTATTTTATTTAAATGCAATGCTATACATCCTAAAAAATAGAGATGGACTTTACGCAATACATGCAAACGATTTTGATACCGCGCCACTAGCTTTCTTCATTTCCAGAATCCTTGGAGTGAAATTTATCTTTGATATCCATGATCTGTACTATACCCGCATTTCTTTACTAGAAGAACAAGAAAAGGATACTATCCTAAGAAAAATCCTCCGAAGGACTGAGATACTATTTGCCAAGCTGTCAGATTCAGTAATCACCGTGAGCAGATCCATAGGTGGAAAACATAAGGGACTTAAAGAATTTCTAGTAAATAGTGGTGTTCCACCGGATAAGATATATGTGGTTTGGAATGCACCTGATCCGAGGGTCTTTCCTCGGGTAAAGCGGCATAAACACAGAGGAATTGTCGTTGGGTACATCGGAACAATTCGAAGTATATCAAACTTTATTCCGCTGTTTGAAATTGCGAAGGAAAATATGTTATTAAGAATAATCTTTGTTGGAAGTGGCCCCTTAAAAGATGAAATCAGGGAATTATTGTCCATAAAGTATCCTAACATACGTGTAGATTTCATTGAGTCAGTTCCCTATGAAAAAGTTTCGGAATACTATACTCTCTGTGATGTCATATACTCAGTATACCCGATGACTACAAATATAAAAATGGCAATTGCCGTTAAAATGTTGGAAAGTATAATAATGGGAATACCTGTAATTGTTAATAAAGATACTTTAATGGAGGATTTTGTAAATATATATAAATGTGGAGTGGCGGTTGATATGAACGTTGGGAGCATAAAAAACGCTCTTGATAAGATTAAAAAAATAAGACCTCCCACTAGGTTGAGAGATAAATGGACATGGGATAAAAATAGGGAAAGTATCAGGAAGGCTTACTCTTAA
- a CDS encoding glycosyltransferase family 2 protein: MSRPIVSVIIPTYNRANLLRRAIASVLNQKFKDFELIVVDDASTDNTPEVVESIEDGRIRYIRLKKNSGGPIARNIGIKKAKGRFIALLDDDDEWLPHRLEVQVRKFENLGKEFGVVYGGFYYVSQDGRILGKRLPKHRGDIYSHLLKENFIGSPTLLIRRECFKKAGLFDPRLSSSQDWDMWLRIARYYKFDYVDEIIAKYYVHGKQISFNMKKYIPGRERLIRKHLDIWKNPKILSIHLSQMGLLLLLSNNTGKGLKYLTYSIAIAPLNLENYMILLKLALDSRTVEYIKRILSTR; encoded by the coding sequence ATGAGTAGACCAATTGTCTCCGTTATCATACCCACATATAACAGGGCAAACCTACTCAGAAGAGCCATAGCTAGCGTTCTCAATCAGAAATTCAAAGACTTCGAACTAATAGTGGTCGACGATGCCTCGACTGATAATACCCCCGAAGTAGTGGAGAGCATAGAGGATGGAAGGATCAGGTACATACGTCTTAAAAAGAACTCAGGTGGTCCAATCGCAAGGAACATTGGCATAAAGAAGGCCAAGGGGAGATTTATAGCTCTACTTGACGACGACGATGAGTGGCTTCCACATAGGCTGGAGGTTCAGGTTAGGAAGTTTGAAAACCTCGGAAAGGAATTTGGCGTTGTTTATGGGGGATTCTACTATGTGTCTCAAGATGGTAGGATACTTGGAAAGAGACTTCCGAAACACAGGGGAGATATTTATAGCCATCTTCTAAAAGAGAATTTCATTGGTAGTCCAACACTACTAATAAGAAGGGAATGCTTCAAAAAAGCTGGGCTCTTTGACCCGAGACTTTCAAGTTCTCAGGACTGGGATATGTGGCTGAGAATAGCAAGATACTACAAATTTGACTATGTGGACGAGATAATTGCAAAATACTATGTTCACGGAAAGCAAATTTCTTTTAATATGAAAAAGTATATTCCTGGAAGAGAACGGCTAATCCGCAAACACCTGGATATTTGGAAAAATCCGAAGATTCTGAGTATCCATCTAAGTCAGATGGGTTTATTGCTTCTGCTAAGCAACAATACAGGAAAAGGACTTAAATATCTAACGTATTCCATAGCAATAGCACCGCTAAATCTGGAAAACTACATGATACTACTGAAACTCGCGCTGGATTCACGTACAGTAGAGTATATTAAAAGAATATTATCAACAAGGTAA
- a CDS encoding DegT/DnrJ/EryC1/StrS family aminotransferase, producing the protein MIPIAKPIIEDEEINAVVNVLKSGMLAQGKEVEAFEKEFSEYLGVKHAIAVTNGTIALDVALKALKIGQGDEVITTPFTFIASANSILFQGAKPVFADIDPKTFNLDPNDVLEKITSKTKAILVVHLYGQPADMKAFREIAEDHNLYLIEDCAQAHGAEFEGKKVGTFGDIAAFSFYPTKNMTTGEGGMVVTDNDELAERARLIRDHGQAEKYLHVELGYNYRMTNIAAAIGRAQLKKLDKWNEIRIKNAEILSRGIERIKGLTPPFVDPRVKHVFHQYVIRVEDDYPLSRDELAKELRNRGIGTAVHYPVPVHHQPLYQKLGYPRDICPNAIEASRKVLSLPVHPAVSREDLDYIIRTLEELGGE; encoded by the coding sequence ATGATACCAATAGCTAAACCCATAATCGAGGATGAGGAGATAAATGCCGTTGTTAATGTGTTAAAGAGCGGAATGCTCGCCCAGGGAAAGGAAGTTGAAGCCTTCGAAAAGGAATTCTCAGAATACCTGGGGGTTAAGCATGCTATAGCGGTAACGAACGGGACAATAGCTTTGGACGTAGCTTTGAAAGCCCTTAAAATAGGGCAAGGAGATGAGGTTATAACAACCCCCTTCACTTTCATAGCTTCGGCTAACTCTATACTATTCCAGGGAGCTAAGCCCGTCTTTGCGGATATAGATCCAAAAACTTTTAACTTAGATCCAAACGACGTTTTAGAAAAGATAACGAGTAAAACCAAGGCTATACTGGTTGTTCATCTGTATGGGCAACCCGCGGACATGAAAGCCTTCAGGGAGATAGCGGAGGATCACAATCTCTACTTAATAGAAGACTGTGCCCAAGCTCACGGGGCCGAATTCGAAGGCAAAAAGGTTGGAACCTTCGGGGATATAGCTGCGTTCAGCTTTTACCCAACGAAGAACATGACGACAGGAGAAGGGGGAATGGTCGTCACGGACAACGATGAATTAGCTGAGAGAGCAAGGCTAATAAGGGATCATGGCCAGGCTGAGAAGTACCTCCACGTGGAGCTCGGCTACAACTACAGGATGACCAACATAGCAGCAGCCATAGGTAGAGCTCAGCTCAAGAAGCTTGATAAGTGGAACGAGATAAGAATCAAGAACGCCGAAATTCTCTCAAGGGGGATAGAGAGGATTAAAGGATTGACACCCCCATTCGTAGACCCGAGGGTTAAACACGTCTTCCACCAGTACGTGATAAGGGTTGAAGATGATTATCCCCTTAGCAGGGACGAACTAGCAAAAGAGCTTAGAAACAGGGGTATTGGAACCGCCGTTCACTACCCAGTTCCTGTTCATCACCAGCCACTGTATCAGAAGCTTGGCTATCCAAGGGATATTTGTCCAAACGCCATTGAAGCTTCTAGAAAAGTCCTCAGCCTTCCAGTTCACCCAGCTGTGAGTAGGGAAGACCTTGATTACATAATCAGAACCTTGGAGGAGCTGGGTGGGGAATGA
- a CDS encoding UDP-glucose dehydrogenase family protein — protein MNVSIIGSGYVGLVTGMGFVKLGNRVIFVDVDEWKVRVINNAQPPIYEEGLEELMQEFKGKYYATNNYREAILNSDITFITVGTPSKPDGTIDLTYVKNAAKEIGKALKEKDNFHIVVVKSTVLPGTTEGVIRPILEKYSGKKAFQDFGLAMNPEFLREGVALKDFLNPDRIVIGVQDERTKKVLEKLYEPFNAPKLFTDIKTAEMIKYASNAFLATKISFANEIGNICKKLGIDSWKVFEGVGLDHRISPHFFRSGIGFGGSCFPKDLKALIKKAEELGEDPIILKAVLQVNERQPLKLIELLKKHVPNLKDMKVGVLGLAFKPNTDDVRETRAYIVIKKLLEEGAKVIAYDPKAMENFKRFYPDVGRQISYANSAEEVLREVDVILILTEWRDFESLDYSGKIVIDGRRVRSAEKTAKIYEGVCW, from the coding sequence ATGAATGTTTCGATTATTGGTTCTGGTTATGTTGGTCTTGTTACTGGGATGGGCTTTGTTAAGCTGGGAAATAGGGTCATTTTCGTTGATGTTGATGAGTGGAAGGTGAGAGTGATAAATAACGCCCAACCTCCAATCTATGAGGAGGGCCTCGAAGAACTCATGCAAGAGTTCAAGGGCAAGTACTACGCCACCAACAACTATCGTGAAGCAATTCTCAACTCAGACATAACGTTCATAACCGTCGGAACTCCATCCAAACCAGACGGTACAATAGACCTAACCTACGTGAAAAACGCAGCTAAAGAAATCGGTAAAGCATTAAAAGAAAAGGATAACTTTCATATCGTCGTCGTCAAGAGCACCGTCCTCCCAGGAACTACTGAAGGTGTAATAAGACCAATCCTGGAGAAGTACTCTGGCAAGAAGGCATTCCAAGATTTCGGCCTAGCAATGAACCCCGAGTTCCTAAGAGAGGGAGTAGCACTAAAGGACTTTCTAAACCCAGACAGAATCGTAATTGGAGTTCAAGACGAGAGGACAAAGAAAGTTCTAGAAAAACTCTACGAACCGTTCAACGCACCAAAACTCTTCACTGATATTAAAACGGCTGAAATGATTAAATACGCATCAAACGCCTTTCTCGCAACGAAAATAAGCTTTGCCAATGAGATTGGAAACATATGCAAAAAACTCGGCATAGACTCCTGGAAAGTCTTTGAGGGAGTCGGCTTAGACCACAGAATAAGCCCACACTTCTTTAGAAGTGGAATCGGATTTGGAGGATCATGCTTCCCAAAAGACTTAAAAGCTCTAATCAAAAAGGCAGAAGAGCTTGGAGAAGACCCAATAATACTAAAAGCAGTGCTGCAAGTAAACGAGAGACAACCACTAAAGCTAATCGAACTCCTGAAAAAACACGTCCCAAACCTAAAGGACATGAAAGTTGGCGTCCTAGGCCTAGCATTCAAACCGAACACCGATGACGTCAGGGAAACGAGGGCTTACATTGTGATTAAAAAACTCCTCGAAGAAGGAGCAAAAGTAATTGCTTATGATCCAAAAGCCATGGAGAATTTCAAGCGCTTTTATCCAGACGTTGGAAGGCAAATAAGCTATGCCAACTCTGCGGAGGAAGTTTTAAGAGAAGTTGACGTTATCCTGATACTCACCGAGTGGCGTGATTTTGAAAGTCTTGACTACTCGGGTAAAATCGTTATTGATGGTAGGCGTGTAAGATCCGCTGAGAAGACAGCGAAGATTTACGAGGGGGTGTGCTGGTGA
- a CDS encoding PIN domain-containing protein, whose amino-acid sequence MKLLFPDYLLNELEEHKTEIMRKAKVNEEGFRIILDLLLENVKIVPKETYMDKMEEALKIVGRIDKDDAPYFALALKINAGIWSYDKSYSTKEKSKFSQRRNSLRS is encoded by the coding sequence ATGAAGTTACTATTTCCAGATTACCTTTTAAATGAACTTGAAGAACATAAAACAGAGATCATGAGAAAAGCCAAGGTAAATGAAGAGGGTTTCAGAATAATACTTGATCTCCTTCTTGAAAATGTTAAGATTGTCCCAAAAGAGACTTACATGGACAAAATGGAAGAAGCTTTAAAAATTGTTGGTAGAATCGATAAAGATGATGCTCCATACTTTGCACTTGCTCTGAAGATTAATGCAGGAATCTGGAGCTATGATAAAAGTTACTCAACCAAAGAAAAGTCAAAATTTTCACAACGGAGGAACTCCTTAAGATCATAA
- a CDS encoding nucleotide sugar dehydrogenase: MVKLLGMSREDVREAIKNGDVTIAVYGLGKMGLPLAAVFADNGAKVIGVDINERVVNSVNNGENHIKEEPGLDELVKKNVEAGRLKATTDGILAAKKADVMIILVPTLADDRGNLKLESVYDVAEKISKGLEKGDIVITEATMPPGTTESLIPILEKSGLKLGDFGLAHAPERTMTGTAIRDITGQYPKIVGASDERTLEAVIGIYETINRKGVIPMSSIKAAEAVKVFEGIYRDVNIALANELALWCEEHGLDAIEIFNAANTQPYCHLHMPGAGVGGHCIPIYPWFVINLAKKTNVRLIRTAREINDSMPRHVVELTVRALNDAGKPMKGSKILVLGLTFRGGVKEFTKSPAIDVIRELKEWGAEVYAYDPLCTREDAERFGAKWKEDFKDVDAIVIVTDHREFKTLDLKEIAAEVRTKVIVDGRNVIHPEEAKKLGFIYKGVGRV, from the coding sequence ATGGTTAAACTGCTGGGAATGTCAAGAGAAGATGTTAGGGAAGCCATTAAGAACGGAGACGTTACTATAGCGGTTTACGGCTTGGGGAAGATGGGACTTCCACTAGCGGCTGTTTTTGCAGATAACGGGGCCAAAGTTATAGGTGTGGATATAAATGAGAGAGTAGTTAACTCGGTTAACAATGGAGAGAATCACATCAAAGAAGAACCTGGGCTGGATGAGCTAGTTAAGAAGAATGTAGAAGCTGGAAGGTTAAAAGCTACCACAGACGGTATTCTAGCCGCTAAAAAAGCCGATGTCATGATAATTCTCGTCCCAACATTGGCCGATGACAGGGGAAACCTAAAGCTTGAATCAGTGTATGACGTTGCTGAGAAAATATCCAAGGGGCTCGAGAAGGGAGATATAGTAATAACTGAAGCAACGATGCCCCCAGGAACAACAGAGAGCCTGATACCTATCCTCGAGAAGTCTGGACTAAAACTCGGAGATTTCGGACTGGCCCACGCTCCAGAGAGGACAATGACGGGGACAGCTATAAGGGACATAACCGGCCAATATCCAAAAATCGTTGGGGCCAGCGATGAGAGAACCCTGGAGGCGGTCATAGGGATATACGAGACAATAAACAGGAAAGGTGTTATTCCAATGAGCTCAATAAAGGCCGCAGAAGCTGTGAAAGTTTTCGAAGGAATTTACAGAGACGTCAACATTGCGTTGGCGAATGAATTAGCACTATGGTGTGAGGAGCATGGACTTGATGCAATAGAGATCTTCAACGCCGCCAATACACAGCCCTACTGTCACCTTCACATGCCCGGAGCAGGGGTTGGGGGGCATTGCATCCCAATATATCCTTGGTTCGTGATAAACTTAGCGAAGAAAACTAACGTCAGGCTGATAAGAACGGCCAGGGAGATAAACGACTCAATGCCAAGGCACGTAGTCGAGCTAACCGTCAGAGCACTTAATGACGCTGGGAAACCCATGAAGGGGAGTAAAATTCTAGTCCTGGGATTAACATTTAGAGGGGGGGTCAAGGAGTTCACAAAGAGTCCAGCAATAGATGTAATAAGGGAGCTTAAGGAGTGGGGGGCGGAGGTCTACGCCTATGATCCCCTGTGCACTAGGGAAGACGCTGAAAGGTTCGGTGCGAAATGGAAAGAAGACTTCAAGGACGTGGATGCAATAGTTATAGTCACTGACCATAGGGAATTTAAAACGTTGGATCTTAAAGAAATAGCCGCAGAGGTCAGGACAAAAGTTATCGTTGATGGGAGAAACGTTATCCATCCTGAGGAAGCTAAGAAACTAGGATTTATTTATAAAGGTGTGGGGAGGGTTTAA
- the asnB gene encoding asparagine synthase (glutamine-hydrolyzing), which yields MCGINGFSWGDEELVKRMNDAIRHRGPDDEGVYVDDNVSLGHVRLAIIDLSPKGHQPMKYEKDGKEVWIVYNGEIYNFMEIRKELEEKGYTFTSNTDTEVILAAYLEWGFDCVERFNGMWAFVIYDKSKNILFLSRDRFGIKPLYYYYDGKNIIFSSEIKGILQHNIPRKPNDAVIFDFLYYNLLDHTEDTFFEGIKRLMPGYNAVFDLNTRKFEAWKYYDLRERIEKRKEISDPQGFKDLFLRAVKMRLVADVPVGSCLSGGLDSSSIVCAMRHLLPDGEIKVFSLVFPGKEIDESKYQRIVVDECRVSWYRTTFNVEDVLADIIDLIRTQEEPFSTLSIYGQYRVMKLARENGMKVLLDGQGSDEILAGYHYFFGYYFVELLRKFKWGKLLREILAYKRIHGSLVPLKNMVLYILPVWVTKRLWRRRFPYLREEFIEKFKKRPSKELIWKIKTLNEALLLAETYYSLPHLLRFEDKNAMRWSIESRVPFCDHELVEYVLSLPPESKVSAGITKVLLRKGLKGILPDEIRNRASKVGFATPDKDILKTNEGQKFALAVIDSESFKKRPYWDYRKVLRMFEEHVSGKKNWSQELWKVIIMELWLREWMDNG from the coding sequence ATGTGTGGGATTAATGGGTTTTCTTGGGGTGATGAAGAGTTAGTAAAAAGAATGAACGATGCTATTCGGCATCGTGGACCTGATGATGAGGGAGTTTATGTTGATGATAATGTTAGCCTTGGTCACGTTAGGCTTGCCATCATTGACCTCTCACCCAAGGGGCACCAGCCTATGAAGTACGAGAAAGATGGTAAAGAGGTTTGGATCGTTTACAATGGGGAAATTTATAACTTTATGGAAATTCGAAAAGAGCTTGAGGAGAAGGGTTACACTTTCACCTCTAACACTGACACCGAGGTTATCCTTGCCGCCTACCTAGAGTGGGGCTTTGATTGTGTGGAGAGGTTCAATGGCATGTGGGCTTTCGTGATCTATGACAAGAGTAAGAACATCCTGTTTCTAAGCAGGGACAGATTCGGAATAAAGCCCCTGTATTATTACTATGACGGCAAAAACATAATCTTCAGCTCAGAAATCAAGGGAATACTACAACATAACATTCCACGGAAACCGAATGATGCCGTTATATTTGACTTCCTGTATTACAATCTGCTGGACCACACGGAGGACACGTTCTTTGAAGGGATAAAAAGGCTGATGCCGGGTTATAATGCTGTTTTTGACCTGAACACGAGAAAGTTTGAAGCTTGGAAGTATTATGACCTAAGAGAGCGAATTGAAAAGCGTAAGGAAATTTCTGATCCTCAAGGGTTCAAGGATCTTTTCCTCAGGGCTGTGAAGATGAGACTTGTTGCCGATGTCCCGGTGGGTTCTTGCCTCAGCGGTGGCCTTGATAGCTCGAGCATAGTCTGCGCCATGAGACACCTCCTCCCGGATGGTGAGATAAAGGTGTTCTCGCTAGTTTTTCCGGGCAAGGAAATTGATGAAAGCAAATATCAGAGAATTGTGGTAGACGAATGCAGGGTAAGCTGGTACAGGACAACTTTTAACGTCGAGGATGTTTTGGCTGATATCATAGATCTCATAAGAACTCAGGAGGAGCCGTTTTCGACCCTGAGTATATACGGTCAGTACAGGGTAATGAAGCTCGCAAGAGAAAACGGAATGAAAGTTCTCCTCGACGGCCAGGGAAGCGATGAGATACTTGCCGGATACCACTACTTCTTCGGCTATTACTTTGTCGAGCTCCTTAGGAAGTTTAAATGGGGCAAACTTTTGAGGGAAATCTTGGCCTACAAGCGGATCCACGGATCCCTTGTCCCTCTCAAGAACATGGTTCTCTACATTCTTCCGGTATGGGTCACCAAGAGACTGTGGAGAAGGAGATTTCCGTATCTCCGTGAAGAGTTCATAGAGAAGTTTAAAAAACGACCTTCCAAAGAACTGATATGGAAAATTAAAACTCTCAACGAGGCTCTCCTGTTAGCAGAGACTTACTATTCTCTACCTCATCTCCTGAGGTTTGAGGACAAAAACGCAATGCGGTGGAGCATAGAGAGCAGAGTTCCCTTCTGCGACCACGAGCTCGTTGAATACGTTCTGTCTCTTCCCCCCGAATCCAAGGTTTCGGCGGGTATTACAAAAGTTCTACTGCGTAAAGGTCTTAAGGGCATCCTGCCGGATGAAATACGGAATAGGGCTAGCAAGGTAGGGTTTGCGACCCCTGACAAAGACATCCTTAAGACTAATGAAGGGCAGAAGTTTGCGTTGGCTGTGATAGACTCTGAAAGTTTCAAAAAACGGCCTTACTGGGATTATCGAAAAGTATTAAGGATGTTTGAGGAGCACGTGTCTGGCAAGAAAAACTGGAGCCAAGAGCTCTGGAAGGTTATAATCATGGAGCTGTGGCTCAGGGAGTGGATGGATAATGGTTAA
- a CDS encoding acyltransferase, whose product MPDLKKYFVHPTAVVEEGAEIGEGTRIWHFAHIRSGAKVGKNCNIGKDVYIDVGVEIGNNVKIQNGVSVYRGVKIEDDVFLGPHMTFTNDLYPRSFNEDWEIVPTLVKKGASIGANATIVCGVTIGEYAMVGAGSVVTKDVPPFGLVYGNPARLRGFVCYCGRPLKDIVGEDEDHVIFKCSHCGREVKIKKKDYERYLKEKDLRC is encoded by the coding sequence ATGCCTGATCTTAAAAAGTATTTCGTTCATCCAACGGCCGTTGTCGAGGAAGGAGCTGAAATCGGGGAGGGGACTAGAATATGGCATTTCGCCCATATAAGGAGTGGAGCAAAGGTAGGAAAGAACTGCAACATAGGAAAAGACGTTTACATTGATGTTGGCGTTGAGATAGGGAACAACGTTAAGATACAGAACGGGGTAAGTGTATACAGAGGGGTTAAGATAGAGGATGACGTCTTCCTGGGTCCACATATGACCTTTACCAATGATCTTTACCCAAGATCCTTCAATGAGGATTGGGAGATAGTACCTACGCTCGTAAAGAAAGGAGCATCCATCGGGGCCAACGCAACCATCGTCTGTGGCGTCACAATCGGAGAGTACGCGATGGTTGGCGCTGGCTCCGTGGTAACCAAAGATGTGCCTCCATTTGGTCTAGTTTATGGCAACCCCGCAAGGCTCAGGGGTTTCGTCTGCTACTGTGGAAGACCGCTAAAGGATATCGTTGGGGAAGACGAAGATCACGTAATATTCAAGTGCTCACATTGCGGTAGGGAAGTCAAAATAAAAAAGAAAGACTACGAAAGATATCTCAAAGAAAAGGATTTGAGGTGCTAA